The genomic interval GTCGTTGTCCTCGGAGACGATTTCGGCGAGAAGGTCGAAGCGCCCGGTTGTTATCACCAGGTAGTCGACCTCGGGAAGCCGGCTGATCTCGGCTGCGATCGCCTCGAG from Acidimicrobiia bacterium carries:
- a CDS encoding Lrp/AsnC ligand binding domain-containing protein is translated as LEAIAAEISRLPEVDYLVITTGRFDLLAEIVSEDNDHFLRILKTIRSIPAVEASEAFTYLRLEKQSYDWGAR